CCTATGACACCCCACCCACACTGTGGCCCCTGCTTATCTTTTCTCAGGGATATTTTGCCTAGAACATTGCTCTTGCCCCCTCCTACCCTGGGGCCCGAAGACCAAAACACAGGTGAGACATGATACTCTAAGGGAGAAAGAGTCCACCTATCCACCTCTTCGATCCAGGAGGATGGTACCTGGGGGACCAAACTACAGGGTTTGAGGGAGGATAAAGGGgactggaggggcttccctggtggctcagatggtaaagaatcctcccacaatgcgggagacctgggttcattccctaggttgagaagatcccctggaggaggacatggcaatccactccagtattcttgcctagagaatccccatggacagaggaacttggcaggctacagtccatggcattgcaaagagttggacatgactgagcgactaagcacacagcacaaggGGACCTGAAAAAGTTGAGGGGGGTGGTGCTCAGCTCCTGGGTCTGAGTGAGGAGGTACCAGAAACTGAATCTCAGTTCCTCCAGTAATGAGGCTGAACACTAAGACTCCAAGGCTGGCCCCTTGGACACCTGGGACACCTCACTCCTGCTGTCCCCCAGATCCTCTGCAAATCGGCAGCATCCAACTCAGCACCTCAAGGAGGGTGCTCTTCCTGGTGAACAACCTCTACCTGGAGACCCACAGAGGATGGGGGATGGAGCAGACCCTGCCAGAGACAACTCCAGAGACTGCGGAGAGACACGGTCCAGGTTAGATAAGCAGGGCCCGGGGCCCCTGAGGGatgaagaagctgctgctgctgttctgtGGAACCCAACCCTCTCCCCACATCAGCCCCCAGGAACCCAGCCCCTCACCGTGTCTCCTGGGTGGAGGGCCCGCTCAGCCCAGAGGAACACCATCTTAGGCCAGCTCTGGCCAGCCtggtggaggagaaggaggatgaggaggaggaggatgacaaAGATGATGAAGAAGGACCTGAGGACATGCTCACTCAGCACGTCCGGGCTCTAGCCAGGGCCCGGAGCAGCTACGTGGCCAAGCAGTTCCGGAGCTTCCGGGCGCGCCTCACCTCAGGTGCTGGGGGCCCCCACAGGCCTGGGGACCCGGCCACAGAGCTGCTTCAGGACGTCCGGCACCTCCTTACTGACCTCCAGGATCACTTAGCAAAGGATCCCGATGTCAGGGCTGTCTTCGCAAGCAGGGGACCTGGGGCCCCCCAGAAGGAGGAGGAGCTAGGTAAGGGGGAGGACTGAGAGGGAACCGAGGGACACTCTCCAAACCCCCACAGGTTCACATTTGCCATCTCTTGGCCCTACATCGGTGTTCACATCCAACTTCGTTCTCTCCATCTCTGAGCgcatctgtttccttttctacTCACGCTCCCTTTCCCACAAGTAGCAACACCTACTCTGTTCACCACTGCTCCGTTTCACGCATGTGTGACAGCGCATATTCTCTCTCCCAAGCGGTTGTTCATACCCAGGATCCTTCTTCCACATGTGCTCACACCTACGTGTACACAAGCGGGTGGACAGAGGCTAAGGAGGGGTGGTGATTGGTGATGGTGGGTCAGTGGAGAGAACGTGGCATGGGTCAACCTGGCGGCCCTGCCTAACCCCATCTCAACCCTTGCAGGCCCCGCAGTGGAGGCGGCCTTGTACCGCGCGGTGCTGGCGCCTCTGAAGCCCGCCCTGTGGATGCGACTCCGCACGCTCCGCGCCCCAGAGCTGCGGCAACTACGGCGGCGACAGGTAGCCCTGCGGGCGGAGGCGGGGCCTCCGGGAGCCCAGGGGGCGGGGCGTGAGAAGCGAAGCCCCGCCCCTGCCCTACGGAGCCGCATTCATGAGCGCCTGGCGCACCTCCACGCCGCCTGCGCCCCGCGCCGCAAGGTGTCGCTCCTGCTGGCGGTGTGCAGTGACGTATACGAGGGTCTGGCTCGTGGGGAGAACCAAGGTAAAGTAGGGGTCTTGAGTCTACCTGGATGTGGAGTGACTTGAGGGTTGTGAGACCCAGGCAGCAGGCGGTTGTGCACACGTCGAGCGGGAGAAGATGGCAAGCTTTACGCGGACCTGGGGAATCTAGTGAGGGTCGTTTGCATATCCCGCAAAGTGGAAGGGTAGCCAGCACTCGCGGTCTTGTGGATGGGATGGAAGTTGCCAGCACGTCCCCTCCAACCCCAGAGCCTGTCCTCCCCTCCCTTAGAGCCCCTGGGGGCCGACGCCTTCCTGCCAGCGCTGACAGAGGAACTGATCTGGAGTCCAGACATTGGGGAGACGCAGCTGGACGTAGAGTTTCTCATGGAGCTCCTGGATCCGGACGAACTACGGGGAGAAGGTGAGCCCCCAGCCTCAGAACCCCGGGACCCGACAAGAGGCACCCTAGGCCCCCTGCCTGCAGTGGGAGGGAAGGCTGGCAACCTgcgcggggtgggggggaggtggtgTTGGGCTTCGGGGGAGTTGAGATGGCTGCGCTGACCTCCTCTTCTTGCCCGTAGCCGGGTACTACCTGACCACGTGGTTTGGGGCGCTGTACCACATTGCCCACTACGAGCCTGACACGGCCCGTGCGCACAAGGGGCTCAGCTCTGAGGTCCGGGCCTCTCTGCGCCAGTGGCACCGCAGGCGGACGCTGCACAGACAGAGCCCCTCCGGGGACCAGGTGATCACTCCTTAGGACTGCGGGTGGCAGGGAGGGCTGGACCTGTTTCCTTTCTGACCCAGGCTCCTACCTCTCCCCACAGGCCAAGCTGCCCTTTGAGGAACCATGGGCGATGGAGATTATGCAAGAGACCAAAGATGATTAGAGATCTCAGACACTTCTGCCCCACAAGCAAGATTCAGGAGGCATCTGGGACAGCACCAACTTCTGACCCCTGTCGTTTAGAGGCAGGGGTTTCCAGGAAAAGGAAACAGGCCTAAAGACCTCTGAACCTTTACATTGGCTGTTCCTGTTTCCTGGCATGCCATTCCCCAATATCCACCTTGCTCCTTCCTTCTATTCTTTCAGACCCTTAGGTAGACATCACCTTCTTAGTGAGGCTGTCTCAGGCACTGCTGTCTAAAACTACAGCTTCTCTGACTGGATCCTCCCTGGGGTAAACAGAATAATGCCCCTCCCAAGATGTCCACCTGCTAATACCCATAATCTGTGAATATTTTACCTTAAGTGGTAAAAGGGACTTTGAAAAGTgatagtgttagtctctcagtcgtgtccaactctttgcgactccatgaactgtagcccaccaggctcctctgtccattggatttcccaggcaagaatactggagtggattgccattcacttctcccagagatcttcctgacccagggatcaaacctgggtgtcctgcattgcaggtgaattctttaccatcagagccaccagagaagcccaaaagggACTTTAccgatgtgattaaattaaggatcttgctatggggagattatcctggattcaggtgggcccaatgtaatccCCTTATAAGAGTGAGGCAAGGAGATCAGAGTCAGAGGAAGAGATATGATGATGCACACAGAGGTTGGAGTGATGTGGCTAGGAGCCAAAGAATGTAGGCatcctctagaagctggaaaagacaaggaatGGATTTTCCCCTGGAATCTCAGCGGGGACTcagcttttgactttgttttttaaaactgaaggggACTcagcttttgactttgttttttaaaactgaagtataattaatttacagtgttgtgttagttttaagcatatttaaagaatatatatatattcttcagattcttttccatcacaGGTTATTATGAGATGCtaagtacagttccctgtgctatgcacttggtccttgttgtttacctaCTTTATATACAGTACTCttactcagtcgcttcagttgtgtccaactctttgcaaccccatggaccatagtctgccaagcaccaagctcctctgtccatgggattctccaggcaagaatactggagtgggtattttttttaatatttattttatttatttggctgtgctgggtcttagttgcaacatgaggggatttttagttgcagcatgtgaacccttagttgcaacatgtgggatctagttccctgaccagggatcaaacccaggccccctgcattgggagtgcagtgtTAGCCtccggactaccagggaagtcccaacatggTCTTTCTTTTGCGTGTGTGTCTTCGTTTTAATCTCCTCTTCGTGTAAGGACACCACTCATGTtgcatccctggagaaggaaatggcaacccactccagtactcttgcctggaaaatcccatggacagagaagcctggtagactacagtccatgggatcgcagagtcggacacgactgagcgacttcactgtctttctttctttcttttctttcatgttgCATCAGAGCCCATCtgtatgacttcactttcacttaatcaCCCACCTCTTAAAAGCCctttctccaaatatagtcacattctgagttccggggttaggacttgaacatataaatttggggagGGAACACAATTCGGCTTTTTGACACTCTGTGGGTGGTATCTTGAGACCCTGACTAAGTTGCCCACCAACAACTTTTTAGCCCATGCTCTCAACACCTCTCTTTGATCCTTGCTGAATCATTGGATTTATTTGTACTATTCTATTCTGTTTATGGCAGTTTTCCACTTCCTGGAGTGAAATGATGTTTCCtgtataaataaatgtgtttaattttttaaaaagtgaattgatttaaagaaaatgattaaGTAGCTAAGTGTATAGGTGACACATGGATACGAGGCAAAGTATGGGAAAGTGAGACTAAATGGCTGATGTTTGGAGTATCATTGGTTAATTATGGCTTTGGCTTCACTCTGAAGCTCTGGGATTCCTCCTGGATACCTCCTCTTGGACTCCCATTCCCATGATGTCCCAAACTGGCCACAGCATCTCCAAGAAACCCATTCCTCCTTCTAGTCCACATTTCAGGGGGCCCTCATGATCCCCAAGTCCCTAGACCAGAGCCCAAGCCTCATCCTGGACCCTTCCTCTCCTCCCGCTTCCCCCCACTTCCTCCCCTTCCACAGCTCCATCATGGTCCAGCCCCAGCCTCCCCCTGCCTCCTGGCTCCCAGTCCTGGGAATCCTGTCCCATGCCCTCCAAGTGGCAGccagaggaaattttaaaaatagatccgAGATCTACCTCTCAGGCCAAAAATTAGGTTTGCAAgaaacacaattttatttttttattctttgatatCTAAGCTGAGCCCTCCTCCCACCATGTTGGGAAGAAATTTTAACCTGAGaggaaattttaatttgtttgtttaatacAATAAGCCTCCCACTGCCCCCTGGTTCATCCTAGGGCCTGGTCACAGAAGTCAGCTGGAGACAACCCACCATCTTGATCTTGAGGCCTCTTCTCATCCTGATGTTCCACTGTTTGCCCAGGTCACGTAGCCCAGCTCACTCCAGGTGAAGGCCTGAGTGCTGCCCAGGGCCCTTGAAGCCCACAAGTTCCCATAGGGCCTGCCAGACTCTCATCTCCTCCCACTCGCCCCCTCATTCACCTGCTTCAGCCTCACTCACCTCCTCATTGCTCCCCACACCTGCCAGGCATCCACCCAGCCCAGGGCCTTTGCCAGACTTTCCCCTACCTGTGTTGCAGGAGAAGGGGGAGTGAGAGAATGGTCACATCCCAGGTCTTGATGGGGTAGGCTGCCAAGGATTCGGGATGGGCTGCCAAGTTATGGTCCATGGCTTTGGGCAGAAAAGAATTTAAGAGCAAGCCGTGGTAAAGTGAAAGCAACtctatttagagagaaacacattcCACAAGCAGAAAGAGGGTCATCTCAGAAAGTGAGAGCAATCTTGGGAAATCCACCCTTTTATGGTcagccttggaactgtcctggTGCCTGGGGTATGTCATTTAACATATGCTAATGTGTTACAATGAGCATAGAATAAGGCTCAAAGTTTATTGTTGTGGCAGTGGTTGTTTACTCATTCAacttgtccagctcttttgcagccccatggatggtagcctgccaggctcctctgtccatgggatttcccaggcaagaatactggagctggttgccatttccttctccaggtgatcttccccacccagaaatcgAACTCGCATCTCTGCATCATCTTCTCTATGACTTCTCAAAAAGTGCAGCCTCCCTTCCTGTTTATCTTGTTAGGGAAACATTGACCAAAACCACCTGCCTTGGCCAGGCATGATGCTAACCACTTGCCTGAGTTGTctcacaacaggaggtcctgaCACCAGCCCATTGTATATCTTGTAAAAAAACTAACTCAGAAGAATTTGGGAGGGGccaaaaggaggagggaggagatgctGTGTTctgccaacctcccagaatcttcctcgctggaatccatcttggttgAAAGATGCacacaccaccaggaaggaccctgagtcagaatgattagcCAGAGACAACCTGGGAACTAATCCcgtcaccataaaacctgagagtgcaagccatgtggcagagcagctctcctgggttcccttaacCTGCTGCTCTGCACCTgggcgccccttcccaataaagtcttttgctttATCAGCAAGGGTGTCTCCTCaaaaaattcatttctgagtgttagaaaAGAGTCCTCACTCAGACCCTGGAAGTGTTGCATGGAGAAGTCAATTCTGATTCCATGTTGAAACTGTTTCTCtgacttgcttttattattatgatcatacataatggcctgcctcagagaatcctgcccctctgcctgactatTAAAGTGCCTTTgctcagaaccctgtccacctgtagatggcaggaaggaagaaattaacacatctccCTGAGgtttgccattctaggagatatttgcaagattaatgacCATGttactttgtttccttatttcctcctcctctctgataTTTAAAAGAACCTGGTATTGAGACCcagataagatggttattttgagacattagccTGCCCTCTTCTTGGTCAGTCACCTCTCTAAATAAAGTAgaattccttgcctcaacaccttgttTTCATGGCCTAGGACCAGTAGAAAGAGCTTGGACTTTGTAACAGAAGCAGTACCTCTTCCTGCAACAATCTGATACTATGTATCAATCATTCTCAGCAGcaatttgttaaaaatacatattctggAAATAAATGCTCACAAGTATggtcaatggagaaggcaatggcaacccactccagtactcttgcctggaaaatcccatggacggaggagcctggtgggctgcagtccatggggtctctaagagtcggacacaactgagcaacttcgatttcactttcacttttcactttcacttttcactttcatgcattggagaaggaaatggcaacccactccaatgttcttgcctggagaatctcagggacgggggagcctggtgggctgccgtctatggggtcgcacagagtcggacacgactgaagtgacttagcagcagcagcagcagcaagtatgatcaaatgatttttgacaaaggtttCATATCATTGGACTGGGGAAGAATCGTCTTTTCAATGAATGgaattgggaaaactggatggatgctactgctaagtctgtgccaagtccgactctgtgcgaccccagagacggcagcccaccaggctcccctgtccctgggattcttcaggcaaaaacactggagtgggttgccatttccttctccaatgcatgaaagtgaaaagtgaaagggaagtcactcagtagcgtccgactcctagcgaccccatggactgctgcctaccaggctcctccgtccatgggatttgccaggcaagagtactggagtggatacccacatgcaaaagaattaagTTGGGGGACTTctcttgcagtccagtggttaatacttcatgcttctaatgcagggggctaGATTAGATCCtcggtcagagaactaagatccctcatgctgtgcagcacagccaagaaaatttaaaaaatagtttttttaagaataaagttgGACCCTTTTCTAAAAACGT
The nucleotide sequence above comes from Bos indicus x Bos taurus breed Angus x Brahman F1 hybrid chromosome 18, Bos_hybrid_MaternalHap_v2.0, whole genome shotgun sequence. Encoded proteins:
- the RINL gene encoding ras and Rab interactor-like protein isoform X1: MTAQPEDKASAGPTDQERLIPSQANGAGETPLRVLGTPESLLRLQRTWGVWQIPELDAHSAKALLDLWPPGSFLVIGHHPRQVLVLKTGSSPGEVNTYQIQKLPGGVCLESSKLCMPDLPHLLAFLSASRDILPRTLLLPPPTLGPEDQNTDPLQIGSIQLSTSRRVLFLVNNLYLETHRGWGMEQTLPETTPETAERHGPAPRNPAPHRVSWVEGPLSPEEHHLRPALASLVEEKEDEEEEDDKDDEEGPEDMLTQHVRALARARSSYVAKQFRSFRARLTSGAGGPHRPGDPATELLQDVRHLLTDLQDHLAKDPDVRAVFASRGPGAPQKEEELGPAVEAALYRAVLAPLKPALWMRLRTLRAPELRQLRRRQVALRAEAGPPGAQGAGREKRSPAPALRSRIHERLAHLHAACAPRRKVSLLLAVCSDVYEGLARGENQEPLGADAFLPALTEELIWSPDIGETQLDVEFLMELLDPDELRGEAGYYLTTWFGALYHIAHYEPDTARAHKGLSSEVRASLRQWHRRRTLHRQSPSGDQAKLPFEEPWAMEIMQETKDD
- the RINL gene encoding ras and Rab interactor-like protein isoform X2 translates to MPDLPHLLAFLSASRDILPRTLLLPPPTLGPEDQNTDPLQIGSIQLSTSRRVLFLVNNLYLETHRGWGMEQTLPETTPETAERHGPAPRNPAPHRVSWVEGPLSPEEHHLRPALASLVEEKEDEEEEDDKDDEEGPEDMLTQHVRALARARSSYVAKQFRSFRARLTSGAGGPHRPGDPATELLQDVRHLLTDLQDHLAKDPDVRAVFASRGPGAPQKEEELGPAVEAALYRAVLAPLKPALWMRLRTLRAPELRQLRRRQVALRAEAGPPGAQGAGREKRSPAPALRSRIHERLAHLHAACAPRRKVSLLLAVCSDVYEGLARGENQEPLGADAFLPALTEELIWSPDIGETQLDVEFLMELLDPDELRGEAGYYLTTWFGALYHIAHYEPDTARAHKGLSSEVRASLRQWHRRRTLHRQSPSGDQAKLPFEEPWAMEIMQETKDD